TGAGGTTGGTCGAGTAGAACGGATCCGGGTACGTGTCGGCCGCGAGCAGCCCGGCGAGCACCGTCGACCTGGGCCCCACCGGATGCCAGCCGGAGGCGGGGTAGCCGGGGGTGGAGATGGCCGCGGGGGTGTCGGACACCTTGGCCGAGGACTGCGTGGCGAAGCCCGCGAGCGGGGTCGCGGTGCCCGGGGCCGCGCCCACCCGGGTCACCGGGGTCGGGCCGCCCGCCGCCGGTCCGCCGCCCGGGGGCGCGGCGCCCGTGGTGAGGGAGACGGTGAGGAGCAGGCCGCCGAGGGCGAGCGAGGCGGTCAGAGCGCGTCGGACGCGGGCTCGCGCCCGCCGCCGGAAGGGTGCCGGACGGAGGACCACGGATGTCTCCCTGAGGGCAGGCAGAGCATTGGTTAAGTAGGTTTCCTAACAACCAACGGACCGTAGAGAGCTGAGCGAGCCATGTCAACCAGGCCGGCCGAGAAATGGCCCTTCCAGGCGAACACCGCGCATCCGGAAGGGCCGGGCGCGGAGCGCTGACGCTCCGCGCCTGGTTCCCGCGCCCGGTCCCCGCACCTCGTTCAGGCGTGCCAGCGCAGCACCGCGCCCAGGCCCCCGGCCGGTCCCTGGAGTCCCTCGGGCACCACCAGCACCTCGGTGTCGGCCACCGTCGCGGACCGCATCAGCGCGTCGTCCGCGCGGGCGGGCTCGGGTGTTCTGACGCCCATGGCGCGCGCCTGGGAGCGCTGCACGGCCACCTGATCGGCGGCAGGACCGATCCACACCTCATGGCGCATATCGCCGCCCGCGTGCCCCAGCAGCAGCGTGGCCGCCTGGTGGCGGCGCATGGCCTCCACCACCGCCGGTACGCCCTCCGCCGCACCGCTGCTCGGCGGCCCGGTGCCGTCGTGTCCGCTCAGCGGTCCGCCGGGGCGGCCCCGCCCGGCGCGGAAGAGGTCGAGGACGGTCTCCAGATGGGCGCGGGCGTACTCCGCCCGGGCGTGGTCGATCTCCGCGTTCAGCTGCTCCGAGCAGCCGGCGGCCCTGCTGCCGTGGCGGGTCTCCTCCGTCTTGGCCCGCAGCGGCTCGGGCAGCCGGTCGCGTACGGCCCGGCGCTCGCGCGGGTCACCGGCCAGGATCAGCAGGTCGGCGTCGTTGTCCGTCCACTGCCGCATCAGCTCGTCGGCCACGCGGTCGGCGGTCTGCTCCCAGGTGTTCCCGACCCGGTTGCGGTAGTGCCACTCGTGGCGGTCGGCAGGCACCGACCGGTGGCCCCGGCCATGCGCCCTGCGGCCCCCGGCGCGCCCCGCCGGCCGGGCACCGGTGTCGTCGCGCAGCTCCAGATCGGCCCCCGCCTGGTCGACGAAGGCCACCAGACAGGCCGGCCACTCACCCCTGAACGCGGCCAGCGGCGCCACTCGCGGCAGCATCGACCAGGACGTGACCACATCGATCGGGGACGTGGCCAGCGGCAGGTCGAGCACCACCTCGCCGTCCGTGGCGAACAGCGCCCGCCCCGCGGACGTCCTGGCCCATTGCTCACCGGCCAGCCGATCGACCACCGCGTCACAGGTGGCGCGGTCGGCGCCCTGGCCGGTCAGCTGATCCGCCACGAACCGCTCCCGCAGCCTGCGCCGCCTGGGCGCGTCCTCCGTGCTGCGGGAGGTGTCCATGTACACGCCCGCCCATGGACCGGGGCGGTCGAACAACGGCTTCAGGAATCCAACGTCCATGACCTCCCCCAAACCCGGGGACACCCACGGCAGAAACCGGTCGACCCGCCTCGCGCGGATCGCCGTTTCGCTCCTGACACCAGGATCCCTCCACCTCACCGGGATCGCCAGAGCCGACTAAAATCGCTGTCATGGCTCGCTCCAACGAGGAGGTCGAAGCCCTCCTGCGCGAATACGCCGATCTGCTCCTGATCACGGGCGGGGACGCGTACCGGGCGCGTGCGTACGAGAAGGCCGCCCGGGCGATCGGCGGCCACGCGGCCGACATCTCGCAGTTCGACGCGAAGGCGCTGCGGGACATCCCCAATGTGGGCCGGTCGATCGCCGACAAGGTGGTCGAGTATCTGCACACCGGGACCATGCCCGCCGTCGAGGAGGCGCGCGCCGCGATCCCGGCCGGGGTGCGCGAGCTGACCGCCATCCCGGCGCTCGGGCCGAAGAAGGCCATGATCCTCTACGAGGAGCTGGAGATCTCCTCGATCGACCAGCTGGCCCAGGCCATCGAGGACCACCAGCTGCGCGATCTCAAGGGCTTCGGGCCGAAGTCCGAGGAGAACATCGCGCACGGCATCGGGCTGATGCGCGCCGCGGGCAACCGCATCCCGCTCGACGAGGCCATGGACGTGGCCGATGACATCGTCTCCGCCCTGTCCAAGGTGCCCGGCTGCCGCCGGTGTGCGTACGCCGGGTCGCTGCGCCGGATGCGGGAGACCGTGGGCGATGTGGACATCCTGGTGGCGGCGGAGGAATCCGGCCCGTTCATGGAGGCGTTCACCCGGCTGCCGCTCACCTCCGAGGTGATCGCCCACGGCCAGAAGAAGACCTCGATCCGCACCACCAAGGGGCTCCAGGTGGATCTGCGGGTCCTGCCGCTGGACTCCTGGGGCGCGGGACTGCTCTACTTCACCGGCTCCAAGGCGCACAACATCCGCATCCGCGCGATCGCGGTGCGCCATGGCCTCAAGCTCTCCGAGTACGGCCTCTTCGAGACCAAGAGCGGCAAGACCATCGCCTCGCGGAGCGAGGAGGACGTCTACGCCCGGCTCGGCATGGACTGGATCCCGCCGACGCTGCGCGAGGACCGGGGCGAGGTCAAGGCGGCCCTCGAAGGCCAACTCCCCCGGCTGGTCGAGGAGTCCGACCTCCGGGGCGATCTGCACACCCACACCAACCTCACCGACGGGCTGGAATCGCTGGAGGACATGATCGCCAAGGCGGAGCGGCGCGGCTACGCGTACTACGCCATCACCGATCACGCACCCAAGCTGTACATGCAGCAGATGACCGAGGAGAAGATGCTGGCCCAGCGGGAGCGGGTGCGCGCGCTCGACCGGGGGCGCCGCCGCGGGGACACCCGGCTGCTGCACGGCGTGGAGCTGAACATCGACGTCGACGGGGACGTGGACTGGCCGCCCGACTTCCTCGAGGACTTCGATCTGTGCGTGGCCTCGGTGCACACCCAGTTCGGCCTGGACCGCAAGGCGATGACCCGGCGGCTGGTGAGGGCCTGCGAGAATCCGTACGTGCATGTCATCGGCCATCCGACCACCCGGCTGATCGGCAAGCGGCCCGGGATCGACGCCGACTTGGACGAGGTGTTCGCCGCCTGCGCCCGCACCGGCACCGCGCTGGAGATCAACGCACATCCGGACCGGCTCGATCTGTCGGACGAGAACATCCTGCGGGCCAAGTCGCACGGGGTGGTGTTCGCCCTGGACAGCGACGCCCACTCGACCCGGGACCTGGACAACATGCGGTACGGGGTGGGCATGGCCCAGCGGGGCTGGCTGACCCCGGACGATGTCATCAACACCTGGTCGCTCACCCGGCTGAGGCGTTTCCTGCGCAAGGACACGGGGCACCAGCCCCCAACATGACCACCTCAGAACCCGACCGCTCCTACCCCGCCCGTCAGGCCCCCGGCGCCGAAACCCTCGCCGAGCTGGACGCACGGGTCATCGACTGCCGCGCCTGCCCCCGGCTGGTCCAGTGGCGGGAGGAGGCCGCCCGCACCAAGCGCCGGGCCTACGCCGACTGGGAGTACTGGGGGCGGCCGGTGCCCGGGTTCGGGCCACCGGACGCCGGGGTGGCGATCGTGGGACTCGCACCGGCCGCCCACGGTGGAAACCGCACGGGCCGGATGTTCACCGGCGACCGCGCCGGCGACTTCCTGTACGCCGCGCTGTACGACCTGGGGCTGGCCAGCCGGGCGACCGCCACCCACCGCGGTGACGGTCTGGAGCTGTACGGGGTCAGGATCACCTCGCCGGTGCACTGTGCCCCGCCCGCCAACCGCCCCACCCCCGAGGAGCGGGACACCTGCCGCTCGTGGCTGGCCCGGGAGCTGCGGCTGCTGCGGCCGACGCTGCGGACCGCGGTGGTGCTCGGCGCCTTCGGCTGGCAGGCCGTGCTGCCCGCCTTGGAGGCGGCCGGATGGGCCGTGCCCCGGCCCCGGCCGGTGTTCGGACACGGCGCGCGGGCCACGCTGCGGGCGGCCGACGACGGGTCGCCGCTCACGCTCTTCGGCTGCTACCACGTGAGCCAGCAGAACACCTTCACCGGGCGGCTCACCCCGGCCATGCTGCGCGAGGTGCTCGGCGCGGCGGCGGAGGCGGCGGGACTTCCGGTCTCCGGCTCCGGCTAGGGCCGGAGGGTGGTCATGGAGAAGGGGAGGCCCCGGGCACTGGGGCAGGAGGGCGCCCGGGGCCTCGTTCATGGGGTGGGCCGGATCAGTTGAGACCCTGGCCCGCTTCGCTGCCGGTGTCACCGGCCCCGGCAGCCGCGCCCGCGTCACCGGCACCCGCGTCACCGGCACCCGCGTCACCGGCTCCGGCGTCACCGGCTCCGGCGTTGCCCGCGCCCGCGGCGTCACCCGCACCACCGGCCGCATCACCGGCACCGCCCGCCGCATCACCGGCACCGCCCGCCGCGTCACCGGCGCCACCGGCCGCGTCACCAGCACCGCCCGCCGCGTCGCCAGCGCCACCGGCCGCGTCACCGCCACCGGCGCCGCCGCCGTCCGCGCCGATGACCGCGCCGGTGGCCTCCAGCGCGGCGGTCACCGGCTGGAAGAACGTCTCACCGCCCTGGGTGCAGTCGCCGCTGCCGCCGGACGTCAGCCCGACCGCCGCGTCCTCGGCGAACATCGCGCCACCGCTGTCGCCGGGCTCGGCGCACACATCGGTCTGGATGAGGCCGTTGACGATGTCGCCGTTGCCGTAGTTCACCGTGGCGTTGAGGCCGGTGACGGTGCCGTCGGTGACCCCGGTCGTGGAGCCCGAGCGCTGCACCTTCAGGCCCACGCTCGCCTCGACGGCGCGCCCGATCTCCTGGGTGTTGCCGTTCTGGAGGTCGACCGTGCTGGAGGGCTGGGTGGTGGCGTCGTCGTACATCACCAGCGCGAAGTCGTTCTCGGGGAACTTGGAGTCCTGCACCGTGCCCACCTGCTGGGCACCGGCCTCGTCCGAGGTCCAGGTCTGGGATTCGTTGCCGCAGTGGCCCGCGGTCAGGAAGCCCGGCGCGCCGTCGACGCTGACGTTGAAGCCCAGCGAACAGCGGACGCCACCGCCGAAGATGGCATCGCCGCCGTCGAGCCCACCGGCCGCGGCGTCACCGCCACCCCCGGCGTCACCCGCACCACCAGCGGCGTCACCGGCACCGCCCGCACCACCTGCGGCCCCCGCGTCGCCCGCACCACCTGCGGCCCCCGCGTCGCCCGCACCGCCTGCGGCCCCCGCGTCACCCGCCGCGTCCCCGGCACCCGCGCCGCCGTTGTCGCCGGGCTGGGCCGCCTCCTCGCCATCGAACTTCTTGAACTCGCCCTTGCTGCGCTTGACGCTGACCATGCCCTCCATCTGGCCCGTGGCCTTGGTCAGCGTGTCCCACTTCGCGCCGGTCACCGTCCGGTCGGCGGTCACCTGGACCTTGTTGGTGACCGGGTCGATCGACCAGGCGGTGCCGGGCACCGACGCATCGCTGCTCAGCGTCTGGGTGGCGGCCTTCAGATCGGCCATGCTGTTCTGGACGACCTTCGCCACGGCGCCCTTGGCCCGGACGGACTCGGCGGAGTCCTCGTCCACCACGTTCATGACCAGCTGGCGGTTGCCGTTGTCGTAGTACCAGCCCGCACCGTTGTCACCGAGGTCCGAGGCGAGACTCCTCGCGAGCTTCACCGCGGCCGGGGACGAGAAGGTCTTGGCGCCCGACGACTCGTCCGGGGTCGCGTTCGCGTTGGGCAGCAGAATGGCGGCTGCCCCGAGCGCGGTGATGGCGGCTCCGGAAATGGCGAGGGTCCGCTTGTTCACACGTCGGTGGCTCAACTCAGTGACCTCCAGTCGGGGATGCGCGGCAGGCGTGTGCGGAGCGCTTGCCGCGTTCCGCCACGCCCCCGCGCGGGGCCACCACGTCGTACGTGGACGCGTTCGCCCCGTTCTCACCCGTACTCAAGGTCTGATGAAAGGCTGCGCCGAACGATCCGGACCGGTAGGCTCCGCCGGTTCGGCCGATCGTCTTGACGCCCGTCTTGACGCCCGTCTTGACGCCTGCGGCGGGCTGTTCCCCTCCCCGCCCCTTCCCAGCACCTGACGATATGCGGCTCCGCCGCGTGGGGTGCTCCGCCCCAGACCCCAGGCTCCAGGGGCGGGGCCCCGGGGGCGCCCTCTAGCCGCGCTCGGCGGCCTCGGCCTGGGCGCGCAGCTCCCACACCTCGCCCAGCGCCATCCGCTCCGCCTCGGCGGGGGAACCGCCGGTGTCCTCGAAGTGGTCGACGTACGCGCCGATGAACTCCTGCCAGCGCTGGTTGGCCGGGTCCTCGTCCAGCGCCGCCATCGCGGCGGCGAAGTCCTCGCAGTCCACGAGGTGGAAGAGATGGCGTCCGCTGCGCCAGATCCGCCAGTTGGTGATCCCGGCTCGGCGCAGCGCCGCCAGCAGGTCCTCCGGGACCGTGGCGTGCACCTGCTCATAACCGGACTCCTGGCCCTCCTTGAGAACCGAGTGCAACGCCACCCTCATCGGCGCTCCTCCTTCTTCCGCTGCTTCCCGATGCCGGGCGGCCACGGCGGCCGCCCGTCAACGGTCCATGATGCAGCGCTCACCCCTTCTGTTCGACGCGCACCCAGTCCACCTCCGCCTGCACTCCCCCGGCCGCGATCCGGTCGACGCTGGACTGCGGCAGGCCCCAGTAGGGGGTGGTGACCTTGTTCCACCCGGCCGGGTACGCCCCGCCCAGGGCGAGGTTGAGGATCACGTACTGGTTGTGGCCGAAGACCCACTGGCCACGGGTGGACTCGAGCTTGTTGCGACTCGTCTCCTGGACCACCCGGTCGTCGACGAGGAAGCGCATCCCGGTGGGTGTCCACTCCACCGCGTAGGTGTGCCACTGGTCGGCGCGGCCGCCGCCCGGGTAGGTCTGGCGGGCGCCGATGTTGCCGTCCGCCGAATAGCCGGGGCCGTGCAGGGCGGTGCTGGTCCAGTCGGCGTAGCCGATGTTCTCCATGATGTCGGTCTCACCGGAGGAGGGCCAGGACACCGAGGGATCGTCCACATCGCTGCCCAGCAGCCAGAACGCGGGCCAGTAGCCGTCGCCGACCGGCAGCTTCATCCGGGCGCTGACCCGCCCGTAGGTGAAGTCCAGCTTGGTGTGGGTGTCGATGCGTCCGGAGGTGAAGTCGTACGTGCCGCCGCCCGCCTGGGTGCACCCCTTGCAGTACTTCGCCCTGAGGACGAGATTGCCGTTCTCGGTGCGGATGTTGTCGGAGGAGTCGACATACGCCTGCGACTCGCCGTTGACCGACCCCATCTCCTGGCCGGTCCGCACCACACGCCACTTCGAGCGGTCGAGGGAGGCGCCGGTGAAGTCGTCGAAGAACGTCGTCCGGTACGCCCCGGACTGTTCACCGGGGAGGGCCGGGTACGCGGCGGAGGCGCTTCCGCCGGTGCCCCAGACCTGGAACTCGTAGAGGGAGTAGCCGAATTGGGCGGTGGCCGGGGCCGGGTTGTAGAAGGAGCGGCGCTCCTTCCCCAGCATCCGTACATAGCGACCGGTGGCGGGCTGCGACAGCTTCACGGTGTCATGGCGGCCCACCGCGTCCGCGGGGGACTTCACATCCGCGCGGCGGGCGGCCACCTCGGCGGCGGAGGGCTGGTATACCGTGCGCCAGGTGCGGTTGTCGTCGGACACCTGTACCTGGTAGTCGACGGCGTAGGCCGCCTCCCAGTAGAGGTCGACGGTGTCGATCGTGGAGGTCGCGCCGAGGTCCACCGAGACCCAGCGGTTGGCGTTCCAGTCGCTGGACCAGCGGGTCTGGTCGTCCTTGAGGTTGGCGGGCCAGCCGCCGTCGGTGACGAAGGCGGGTGAGTTGCCCGCGTGCTGGTAGTAGTTGGAGTAGGCGGGGTGGTTCAGGGCGAGATTGGTCCGGGTCGTGGACGCCGGGGCGGGCTCTCCGCCGTACACCTTGAACGAGTACAGCGAGTAGCCGTAGGGCGTGCCGCGCTCGATGCCACGCATCCGTACGTAGCGTCCGACGACGTCCTGCGGATGGGTGTGGGCGGTGAGGGATCCTCCGGTCCCGGCGTCCTCGGTGTAGAAGGGGGTCCAGTCGGTGCCGTTCTTGGACACCTCCAGGACGTACTTCTTGCCGTAGGCGGCCTCCCAGTCCAGGACGACCCGGTCGATCCGGATGGTGGCGCCGAGGTCGACGCGTATCCACGCGTCGTCGGTGAACGGGCTGGCCCAGCGGGTCGATCCGTTGCCGTCGAAGGCCAGGCCCGGCGCGGTGCCGTCGTTCTCGCTGCCGGACGCGGTGACGGCGCCGTGGTTCGCGGCGTACGCGGCCGCGGCCCGGTCGGTGTCCCACGTCGCCTGGGCGGTCGCCTGAGCGGTCGCCTGGGCGGCGGCCGCGGTGGAGTGCGTGGTGGGTGTGGCGAGGGCCGGGCCCGTGGTCAGCACCGCCACCGTGGCCAGGGTGGCGAGGGCGCTCAGCAGGATGCGGGGGGTACGGGATGGCATGCGGCTCTCCTCGATGAGGTTGTGGGGGGGCACGCTGTGGTGCCGATGGGTGTTCGTGCCGAAGTGCCGGTGTGCCGTGGTGCCGATGTGCTGTGCGTTGTGCGTTGTGGCTGTGTGCCGCGGGTGGACTTTTCCCCTCCCCGCCCCTTCCCGTTACCAGGGGCTCCGCCCCTGGACCCCGAGGTCTGGGGCGGAGCCCCGCCACGCGGCGGAACCGCATATCGATGCCGCGAGAAGGGGCGGAGCCCCGGCCCGGAGTCTGGGGCAGAGCCCCGACCCTGGGTCTGGGGCAAAGCCCCGGTTTCGGGGTCTGAGGCAGAGCCCCGGCCCGAGGGCTGGGGCGGATGCCCCGGTTGCGGGGTCTGGGGTGGAGCCCCGGCCCTGGATCTGGGGCGATGCCCCGCCCCTGGGTCTGAGGCGGATCCCCAGTCCGGAGTCTGGGCGGAGCCCCGACCCGGAGTCTGAGGCGAAGCCCCGACCCGAGGTCTGGGGCAGAGCCCCAACCCGGAGACTGAGGCCAAGCCCCAACCCTGGGTCTGGGGCAAAGCCCCGCCCCGGAGTCTGATGCGAAGCCCCGGCCCGGGGCCTGGGGCGGATGCCCCAGTTGCGGGGTCTGGGGCGGAGCCCCGGTTGCGGGGTCTGAGGCGAAGCCCCGACCCAGAGTCTGGGGCAGAGCCCCGGCCCGGAGTCTGAGGCGGAGCCCCGACCCTGGGTCTGGGGCGGAGCCCCGGTTGCGGGGTCTGGGGCGGAGCCCCGGTTGCGGGGTCTGGGGCGGAGCCCCGGTTTCGGGAAGGGGCGGGGAGGGGAACAAGCCCGCCGCAGGCGTCAAGGCCCCTCGGACACCCCCTAGGCGGCGCGGCGGGCCCGGCCCCGGTGGTCGCGGATGATCTCCGCGTAGCGGTGGCCGGTCCCCTTGATGGTGCGGACCTGGGTGCGATAGTCGACATGGACGAGGCCGAAGCGCTTGTCGTAGCCGTAGGCCCACTCGAAGTTGTCCAGCAGCGACCAGGCGAAGTACCCGGCCAGCGGAGCACCCTTGCGGACCGCCGAGGCGCAGGCCGCGAGGTGCTGGACGAGGTAGTCCTGGCGCTCGGGGTCGTCCACGGTCCCGTCCGGCCGTACGACATCGGGGTAGGCGGAGCCGTTCTCGGTGACGTACAGCTTGCGGGCGCCGTATTCGCCGGTCAGGCGCAACAGCAGGCTTTCGATGCCGCCGGCGTCGACCTCCCAGTCCATGCCCGTGCGCGGGACGTCCGGGCGGCGGACGGCGCGGGCGTGCGGGGCCGGGCCGGTGGGGTCGTCGGTGACGGTGGCCGGGAAGTAGTAGTTCAGGCCCAGCCAGTCCAGGGGCGCGGCGATCGTCTCCAGGTCGCCGGGGTGCTCCGGCAGTTCGACCCCGTACACCTCGCGCATGTCGGCAGGGAACCCACGGCCGTGCACCGGGTCCAGCCACCAGCGGTTGGTGTGGCCGTCCATGCGCCGTGCGGCGGCCTGGTCCTCCGGCCGGTCGGTGGCCGCCTCCACGGTGTTGAGGTTGTTGACGATGCCGACCTCGGCGCGTGGCGCGGCGGCCCGGATCGCCTGAGCGGCGAGGCCGTGGCCGAGCAGCAGGTGGTACGAGGCGCGGACCGCCGCGGTCAGATCGGTGAGCCCGGGCGCCATCACGCCCTCGAGGTGGCCGATCCAGGCCGAGCACAGCGGCTCGTTGAGAGTGGTCCAGTGGTACACCCGGTCGCCGAGGCGGTCGGCCACCACCGAGGCGTACGCGGCGAAGTGCTCCGCGGTGTCGCGCTCGGGCCAGCCGCCCCGGTCCTGGAGCACCTGGGGCAGGTCCCAGTGGTACAGGGTGACGGACGGGGTGATGCCCGCCTCCAGCAGGCCGTCGATCAGCTCGTCGTAGAAGGCCAGCCCCTTGGCGTTGACCGGCCCGTCGCCGCCCGGCACCACCCGTGGCCAGGCGATGGACAGCCGGTAGGCGTTGGTGCCGAGCCGCTTCATCAGCCCGATGTCCTGGCGCCAGCGGTGGTAGTGGTCGCAGGCCACATCGCCGTGGTCGTCACCCGCCACCTTGCCGGGGGTGTGCGAGAAGGTGTCCCAGATCGAGGGCGACCGTCCGTCCTCGGCGACGGCTCCCTCGACCTGGTAGGCGGAGGTGGCCGTGCCCCACAGGAAGTCGTGCGGGAAGGCTGTGAGGTCCAGGAGTTCGGACACGTACGTCCTTTCAGAGGTGGGAAGGTCAGGGGTGGGAAGGCCGGAGGTGGGAAGGTCAGAGGTGGGAAGGCCGGTCACTTCACGGCTCCGGCCGTGAGTCCCGCCACGAGATAGCGCTGAAGCAGCAGGAAGCCCGCGACCACGGGGACACTGACGACGAGCGAGGCGGCCATGACCTGGTTCCAGTACACCTCGGTCTGGGAGGCGTAGCCCTGGAGGCCCACGGCGAGGGTGCGGGTGGTGTCGTTGGTCATCACGGACGCGAAGAGCACCTCGCCCCAGGCGGTCATGAACGCGTAGACGGCGACGGCGACGATGCCGGGGATCGCGGCCGGGACGACGACCCGGAACAGCGCACCCAGCGGTCCGCAGCCGTCCACCAGCGCCGCCTCGTCCAGATCGCGCGGCACCGAGTCGAAGTACCCGATGAGCATCCAGATCGAGAACGGCAGCGAGAAGGTGAGATAGGTGAGGATGAGGCCGCCCCGGGAGCCGAAGAGGGCGATGCCGGTGGCGTTGCCGATGTTCACGTAGATGAGGAACAGCGGCAGCAGGAAGAGGATCCCGGGGAACATCTGGGTGGACAGGACGGTGACGGTGAACACCCGCTTGCCCCGGAACCGGTACCGGCTGACCGCGTACGCGGCGAAGACGGCGATCACCACCGAGCAGACGGTGGCCGCGCCCGCCACGATGGCCGAGTTCATGAAGTACTGGGCGAGCGGGACCGTCGACCAGATGTCGATGTAGGGGCGGATGGTCAGCCCGCTCGGCAGCCAGCGGAACGTCCCCGAGACGTCCTCCAGTGGCTTCAGGGAGCTGGAGACCATGACGTACACCGGCAGCAGGACGAACCCGGTGAGCAGGGTGAGGAAGATCCGGCGGGCCCAGAGGAAGGACCGGGGGGCGGCCATCGGTGAGCGGGGCCGCGCCGGGGAGGTGCTAGACATCGGCCGTCTTCCTTCGTCGGGAGGTCAGCAGGAGGTACAAGCCCGTCACCACGAGCAGGAAGAGCAGCAGCAGGACGGACATGGCGGACCCGGTGCCGAAGTTCCAGGTGGCGAACGTCGTCTGGTAGACGTGGATCGAGATGAGGTCCGCGGCCTCCGGCGCTGCCTTGCCGAACAGCACATACGGGGTGTTGAAGTCGTTGAACGTCCACAGGAACAGCACCAGCACCAGCACCTGGTTGACCGGGCGCAGCGAGGGCAGGGTGATGCGGCGGATCTGCTGCCACATTCCGGCGCCGTCGAGGGCGGCCGCCTCGTAGAGCTCCTTGGGGATGTTCTGGAGACCGGCCATGACGACGAGGAAGGCGAACGGCCAGCCCTTCCACACCGACACGGTGAGCAGCGCGATGAAGCTGTTGTCGCCGATCAGCCAGAACGAGGGCTTGTCGGTGAGGCCCAGCTGGTCGTGGAGGACGTGGTTCACCAGCCCGTTGTCGTGCTGGAACATGAACGCCCAGGTGATGACGGCCGTGTAGACGGGCAGCGCGTACGGGACCAGGAACAGGGTGCGCAGCACACCCCGGCCGCGGAAGGTGTCCTGGAGGAAGATGGCGGTGGCGGTGCCCAGCAGCCAGCACAGCCCGACGGACAGCACGGTGAAGCCGCAGGTGACCCAGAACGAGTGGAGCAGCGCCTCACCGGCCGGCGCGTTGATGTCCACCGAGATCTTGTAGTTGTCGAATCCGGACCAGGGCGCGGCGCTCCAGTCCCGGATGGAGAACCGGGTGAGCGCCTTGAAGCTCATCAGGATGCCCATCACCATCGGCACCAGATGGACCAGGAGCTCGAGGACCAGGGCGGGCAGGAGCAGCAGATACGGCAGCCCGATGCGGCGGATCCGCCCGGGGCGGCGCGGACCTCGCGCCGCCCCGGGGGTGCTCCCCGACACGGTCCGCCGGTCTGCCTTCGCGATGGCGGTCGTGGTGGTCATGAGGTGTCCGCGCTCACTTCGCCGGCATCTGCTGCTGGGCCTTCTCCAGCTTGGCCTTCACCGACGCGGTGGTCACCGGGCGTCCGGCGGCGGCGTCCGCGAACAGCTCCTTGACGGCCGTGCCCACGGACGTCTCGAACTGCGACTCGTCGGCCACCTGCGGCAGCGCCTCGGCGCTCTTGGCGAGGGTGTCCCGCAGGGCGGCGGTCGCCTGGTTGTTGAACGCGGGGTCGGACTGGGCGGCCTTGACCGGCGGGATGGAGCCGTACGCCTTGTTGAGGATCTTCTGCTCGGCGTCGCTGGTCATGAACTTCACGAACTTCAGGGCGCCGTCGTGGTTGTCGGTGTTCTTGAAGACGGCCAGGTTGATGCCCGCGACCATCGAGTTGACGGCGGTGCCGGTGCCGGGGGTGCCGGAGCGTACGGGCGCCGGGGCCACGCCCCACTCGTCGTCCTTCATGCCCAGGGAGGCGAAGGTGGCGGAGGCGGTCTGCCACAGGACCATGGCCGTCTTGCCCTTGGCGAAGTCGCTGAGGGACTGGTTCTGCGCGTACTCGGCATTGCCCGGGGCGATGATCTTGTCCTTCGCCATCAGGTCGACATACTGCTTGATCGCGGTGACCGCGCCGTCCGAGGTGAAGTCGGGCTTGCCGTCGGCGGTGAAGAAGTCTGCGCCGTGCTGCTTGGCGAAGACGAAGACCTGGTGGATGTTCTCCGAGAGGTTCGCGCCCTCGGCGCCGAGCCCCCACTTGCCGTCC
This genomic interval from Streptomyces asiaticus contains the following:
- a CDS encoding L-rhamnose mutarotase, which encodes MRVALHSVLKEGQESGYEQVHATVPEDLLAALRRAGITNWRIWRSGRHLFHLVDCEDFAAAMAALDEDPANQRWQEFIGAYVDHFEDTGGSPAEAERMALGEVWELRAQAEAAERG
- a CDS encoding baeRF2 domain-containing protein, whose amino-acid sequence is MDVGFLKPLFDRPGPWAGVYMDTSRSTEDAPRRRRLRERFVADQLTGQGADRATCDAVVDRLAGEQWARTSAGRALFATDGEVVLDLPLATSPIDVVTSWSMLPRVAPLAAFRGEWPACLVAFVDQAGADLELRDDTGARPAGRAGGRRAHGRGHRSVPADRHEWHYRNRVGNTWEQTADRVADELMRQWTDNDADLLILAGDPRERRAVRDRLPEPLRAKTEETRHGSRAAGCSEQLNAEIDHARAEYARAHLETVLDLFRAGRGRPGGPLSGHDGTGPPSSGAAEGVPAVVEAMRRHQAATLLLGHAGGDMRHEVWIGPAADQVAVQRSQARAMGVRTPEPARADDALMRSATVADTEVLVVPEGLQGPAGGLGAVLRWHA
- a CDS encoding S1 family peptidase — protein: MNKRTLAISGAAITALGAAAILLPNANATPDESSGAKTFSSPAAVKLARSLASDLGDNGAGWYYDNGNRQLVMNVVDEDSAESVRAKGAVAKVVQNSMADLKAATQTLSSDASVPGTAWSIDPVTNKVQVTADRTVTGAKWDTLTKATGQMEGMVSVKRSKGEFKKFDGEEAAQPGDNGGAGAGDAAGDAGAAGGAGDAGAAGGAGDAGAAGGAGGAGDAAGGAGDAGGGGDAAAGGLDGGDAIFGGGVRCSLGFNVSVDGAPGFLTAGHCGNESQTWTSDEAGAQQVGTVQDSKFPENDFALVMYDDATTQPSSTVDLQNGNTQEIGRAVEASVGLKVQRSGSTTGVTDGTVTGLNATVNYGNGDIVNGLIQTDVCAEPGDSGGAMFAEDAAVGLTSGGSGDCTQGGETFFQPVTAALEATGAVIGADGGGAGGGDAAGGAGDAAGGAGDAAGGAGDAAGGAGDAAGGAGDAAGGAGDAAGAGNAGAGDAGAGDAGAGDAGAGDAGAAAGAGDTGSEAGQGLN
- a CDS encoding uracil-DNA glycosylase, with translation MTTSEPDRSYPARQAPGAETLAELDARVIDCRACPRLVQWREEAARTKRRAYADWEYWGRPVPGFGPPDAGVAIVGLAPAAHGGNRTGRMFTGDRAGDFLYAALYDLGLASRATATHRGDGLELYGVRITSPVHCAPPANRPTPEERDTCRSWLARELRLLRPTLRTAVVLGAFGWQAVLPALEAAGWAVPRPRPVFGHGARATLRAADDGSPLTLFGCYHVSQQNTFTGRLTPAMLREVLGAAAEAAGLPVSGSG
- the polX gene encoding DNA polymerase/3'-5' exonuclease PolX, producing MARSNEEVEALLREYADLLLITGGDAYRARAYEKAARAIGGHAADISQFDAKALRDIPNVGRSIADKVVEYLHTGTMPAVEEARAAIPAGVRELTAIPALGPKKAMILYEELEISSIDQLAQAIEDHQLRDLKGFGPKSEENIAHGIGLMRAAGNRIPLDEAMDVADDIVSALSKVPGCRRCAYAGSLRRMRETVGDVDILVAAEESGPFMEAFTRLPLTSEVIAHGQKKTSIRTTKGLQVDLRVLPLDSWGAGLLYFTGSKAHNIRIRAIAVRHGLKLSEYGLFETKSGKTIASRSEEDVYARLGMDWIPPTLREDRGEVKAALEGQLPRLVEESDLRGDLHTHTNLTDGLESLEDMIAKAERRGYAYYAITDHAPKLYMQQMTEEKMLAQRERVRALDRGRRRGDTRLLHGVELNIDVDGDVDWPPDFLEDFDLCVASVHTQFGLDRKAMTRRLVRACENPYVHVIGHPTTRLIGKRPGIDADLDEVFAACARTGTALEINAHPDRLDLSDENILRAKSHGVVFALDSDAHSTRDLDNMRYGVGMAQRGWLTPDDVINTWSLTRLRRFLRKDTGHQPPT